The Megalops cyprinoides isolate fMegCyp1 chromosome 10, fMegCyp1.pri, whole genome shotgun sequence genome window below encodes:
- the LOC118785030 gene encoding acidic amino acid decarboxylase GADL1-like, translating to MSLEEDRKSFCNSELVKNKTVLMDSLDVPALDIKVAEAFVEEALPLILEEAVRKATDVREKVCEWQPPQRLKEILDLELKEEGEDHSKILERCRDAMRYSVKTGHPRFFNQLYAGMDPYSLVGRFITEAINPSLYTYEVAPVFVLTEEAVLKKMMEFLGWEKEGDGIFSPGGSVSNMYAVNVARYSYIPDIKEQGLSGMPRLVLFTSQECHYSVAKAAAFLGIGTKNVYAVSSDERGKMIPAELEKQVLRAKEEGALPFLVNATSGTTVLGAFDPLEDIADICQTHSLWLHVDACWGGAALLSQKHRHLLKGIHRANSVAWNPHKMLMAGVQCCAFMVRDKTDLLQRCHSAHASYLFQKDKFYDVTYDTGDKTVQCSRKPDAFKFWLMWKAVGTRGLEERVDRALALARYLAEETKRREGFRLLMEPEYANVCFWYIPPSLRNVPESQEFWEKINKVAPVIKERMMKKGSMMVGYQPHGNRANFFRQIVISPQVSREDMDFVLDEIEALGKDL from the exons AGAGCTTTTGCAACAGTGAGCTGGTCAAAAATAAGACTGTGCTGATGGACAGCCTAGATGTCCCAGCACTGGATATCAAGGTGGCAGAGGCATTTGTGGAGGAGGCCCTCCCACTCATCTTGGAGGAGGCTGTGAGGAAGGCCACGGATGTTAGAGAGAAG GTGTGTGAGTGGCAGCCCCCACAGAGGCTTAAAGAAATCCTGGACCTGGAActgaaggaggagggagaagaccACTCTAAAATACTAGAAAGATGCCGAGATGCCATGCGATACAGCGTAAAGACTG GTCACCCTCGCTTCTTTAACCAGCTGTATGCAGGGATGGACCCCTATTCCCTGGTGGGTCGCTTCATCACAGAGGCCATCAACCCTAGCTT GTACACGTATGAGGTGGCCCCTGTGTTTGTGCTTACTGAGGAGGCAGTGCTAAAGAAGATGATGGAGTTCCTCGGATGGGAGAAGGAGGGTGATGGCATCTTTAGTCCAG GTGGCTCTGTGTCGAACATGTACGCAGTCAACGTGGCCCGGTACAGCTACATCCCTGACATCAAAGAGCAGGGTCTGTCTGGCATGCCCAGACTTGTTTTGTTCACATCGCAAGAG TGCCATTACTCTGTAGCCAAAGCAGCTGCCTTCCTTGGAATCGGAACTAAGAACGTGTATGCGGTGTCTTCCGATGAAAG aggaaaaatgaTTCCTGCAGAGCTGGAAAAGCAAGTGCTAAGGGCCAAAGAAGAG GGAGCACTTCCCTTCTTGGTAAACGCCACTTCTGGGACCACTGTGCTTGGCGCCTTCGACCCGCTGGAGGACATCGCCGACATCTGCCAGACACACAGTCTTTGGCTTCATGTCGAT GCCTGCTGGGGAGGAGCAGCACTGCTGTCCCAGAAACACCGGCACCTTCTGAAGGGCATTCATAG GGCGAACTCTGTGGCCTGGAATCCACACAAGATGCTGATGGCaggtgtgcagtgctgtgcctTCATGGTCAGAGACAAAACG GATCTTCTTCAGCGGTGCCATTCGGCCCACGCGTCTTACTTGTTCCAGAAGGACAAGTTCTATGATGTCACCTACGACACAGGTGACAAAACTGTCCAGTGCAGCCGCAAGCCTGATGCCTTCAAGTTCTGGCTGATGTGGAAGGCTGTGGGAACCAgaggcctggaggagagagtggaCCGAGCCCTCGCATTAGCCAG GTATCTGGCTGAGGAGACAAAGAGGCGGGAGGGATTCCGGCTTCTGATGGAG cctgAATATGCCAATGTGTGCTTTTGGTACATACCTCCAAGCCTGCGGAATGTGCCTGAAAGCCAAGAATTCTGGGAGAAGATTAATAAG GTAGCCCCAGTGATCAAAGAGCGAATGATGAAGAAGGGCTCGATGATGGTGGGCTACCAGCCTCATGGGAACAGGGCCAACTTCTTTAGACAGATAGTTATCAGCCCTCAAGTGAGCCGAGAGGACATGGACTTCGTGCTGGATGAGATCGAAGCGCTGGGGAAGGACTTGTAA